The following proteins come from a genomic window of Solwaraspora sp. WMMA2065:
- a CDS encoding class F sortase, with the protein MARAPLRGVAAVPGAAGRGGGYGSAAGRRPPHGSPRRRGWPGFGSLRPGRRRVPSAADRRAALGGYRGRPDVPSRWSPVALVLIVAGVFVAGFGFERVTGTPLGQWLPGAHRATPETHPPLGASDPVSLAIPALNLQAAVHDVGLAEDGTIAVPELNRHNEAGWYVASPTPGENGSAVIVGHVDTSTGPSVFHRAATLHPGAQIQVRRMDRSVALFEVTSVEQFDKSSLPADRVYDDFSHPGLRLITCGGQWVGGATGYADNVVVFASLVGTQNG; encoded by the coding sequence GTGGCCCGTGCCCCGCTGCGCGGGGTGGCGGCGGTGCCGGGTGCCGCCGGACGCGGCGGCGGCTACGGATCCGCCGCCGGCCGTCGTCCACCGCACGGCTCACCCCGGCGGCGGGGCTGGCCCGGATTCGGGTCGCTGCGTCCGGGTCGACGCCGGGTGCCCTCGGCTGCCGACCGGCGGGCCGCGCTGGGCGGCTACCGGGGACGACCGGACGTGCCGTCGCGGTGGAGCCCGGTCGCGCTGGTGCTGATCGTGGCAGGCGTCTTTGTCGCCGGGTTCGGCTTCGAACGGGTGACCGGCACCCCGCTCGGGCAGTGGCTGCCCGGAGCACACCGCGCGACGCCCGAGACGCACCCGCCGCTGGGCGCCAGCGACCCGGTCAGCCTCGCCATCCCGGCACTGAACCTGCAGGCCGCCGTGCACGATGTCGGGCTGGCTGAGGACGGCACGATCGCGGTGCCCGAGCTGAACCGGCACAACGAGGCCGGCTGGTACGTGGCGAGCCCGACGCCGGGCGAGAACGGCTCGGCGGTCATCGTCGGCCACGTCGACACCAGTACCGGGCCGTCGGTGTTCCACCGGGCCGCCACGCTGCACCCGGGCGCGCAGATCCAGGTCCGCCGGATGGACCGGTCAGTGGCGCTGTTCGAGGTCACCTCGGTCGAGCAGTTCGACAAGTCGTCGCTGCCGGCGGACCGGGTGTACGACGACTTCAGCCACCCGGGGCTGCGTCTGATCACCTGCGGTGGTCAGTGGGTCGGCGGCGCCACCGGGTACGCGGACAACGTCGTCGTCTTCGCGTCACTGGTCGGCACCCAGAACGGCTGA
- a CDS encoding HNH endonuclease — MPDIRPTVGSGSLVLNATYEPLCVVSVRRAAILVLSAKAVCVADGEGMLHSARHCLPVPSVVRLTRYVRVPYRTHVGLSRRAIFARDGWRCAYCRGPAETIDHVFPRSRGGRHIWENVVAACARCNHSKGDRTPAELGWRLPSPPAAPKGTAWRVLGHRAPDPRWADWLDLSSEAVA; from the coding sequence ATGCCTGACATACGACCCACGGTGGGCTCCGGTTCGTTGGTGCTCAACGCGACGTATGAGCCGCTGTGTGTCGTATCCGTACGCCGGGCCGCGATCCTGGTCCTGTCCGCCAAGGCGGTCTGCGTCGCCGACGGCGAGGGCATGCTGCACAGCGCCCGGCACTGCCTGCCGGTGCCGTCGGTGGTACGGCTCACCCGCTACGTACGGGTGCCCTACCGGACCCACGTCGGACTTTCCCGCCGGGCCATCTTCGCCCGCGACGGCTGGCGGTGCGCGTACTGCCGGGGTCCGGCGGAGACCATCGACCATGTCTTTCCCCGCAGCCGTGGTGGCCGGCACATCTGGGAGAACGTCGTCGCCGCCTGCGCCCGCTGCAACCACAGCAAGGGCGACCGGACCCCGGCCGAGCTGGGGTGGCGGCTGCCATCCCCGCCGGCCGCCCCGAAGGGCACCGCCTGGCGGGTGCTCGGGCACCGTGCGCCGGATCCGCGCTGGGCCGACTGGCTCGACCTGTCGTCCGAAGCCGTCGCCTGA
- a CDS encoding mechanosensitive ion channel domain-containing protein has protein sequence MCPDDDPVCSQVLDWTGLPWLAEGSFWLLVKPLRIVLIIAVAVVLRYLLHRAIRRLVTSTSTVAGPTILRPLRERTPPAGPVVMPERRRQRAEAIGSVLRSTVSATVFGIAVLLVLGELSFNLAPLLASAGIAGIALGFGAQTLVKDLLAGLFMLLEDQYGVGDIVDLGEATGVVEAVGLRITTVRDARGVLWYIRNGEIIRVGNKSQGWAMVVVDMPVGFADTEQAAAVLRTAALGVAADGKMAGHFVEPPDVLGVEQVTVDGAVIRTVAKTTAEGQFVVGRELRRQLAAALHTSGISAQIVAGRMFVARGSGGGQEEPGQGGTT, from the coding sequence GTGTGCCCCGACGACGACCCGGTCTGCAGTCAGGTGCTCGACTGGACCGGGCTGCCGTGGCTGGCGGAGGGGAGCTTCTGGCTGCTGGTCAAACCCCTGCGGATCGTGCTGATCATCGCGGTCGCGGTGGTACTGCGGTACCTGCTGCACCGGGCCATCCGCCGGCTGGTGACCAGTACCTCGACGGTCGCCGGGCCGACCATCCTGCGGCCGTTGCGGGAACGGACCCCGCCGGCCGGGCCGGTGGTGATGCCGGAACGGCGGCGGCAACGCGCCGAGGCGATCGGCTCGGTGCTGCGCAGCACGGTGAGCGCGACCGTGTTCGGGATCGCCGTACTGCTGGTGCTGGGTGAGCTGAGCTTCAACCTGGCCCCGCTGCTGGCCAGCGCCGGCATCGCCGGCATCGCGCTGGGTTTCGGGGCGCAGACGCTGGTGAAGGACCTGCTCGCCGGGCTGTTCATGCTGCTGGAGGATCAGTACGGCGTCGGCGACATTGTCGACCTTGGCGAGGCGACCGGCGTGGTCGAGGCGGTGGGTCTGCGGATCACCACGGTCCGGGACGCCCGGGGCGTGCTCTGGTACATCCGCAACGGGGAGATCATCCGGGTCGGCAACAAGAGCCAGGGCTGGGCCATGGTGGTGGTCGACATGCCGGTCGGCTTCGCCGACACCGAGCAGGCCGCTGCGGTGCTGCGTACCGCCGCCCTTGGGGTGGCCGCCGATGGGAAGATGGCCGGCCACTTCGTGGAGCCGCCGGACGTGCTCGGCGTCGAGCAGGTCACGGTCGACGGCGCGGTGATCCGTACGGTCGCCAAGACCACCGCCGAGGGGCAGTTCGTGGTGGGCCGCGAGTTGCGCCGTCAACTGGCCGCGGCACTGCACACCTCCGGGATCTCGGCACAGATCGTGGCCGGGCGGATGTTCGTCGCCCGTGGGTCGGGAGGTGGGCAGGAGGAGCCCGGCCAGGGCGGAACGACTTGA
- a CDS encoding MFS transporter: MEAPSVSDEAQTAGSPATFREVFAADEFRFLFVSVALSWIGDYIAKAAVTVLVYRETESVALSAAAFAVSFLPWLIGGPLLTTVAERHPYHRVMMTTDLIRMALIAVVATPGLPVWAMISLLFCTTLANPPNQAARSALMPTVLTGDRLIVGLSLIASTGQLAQVGGYVAGAAIASVNPRAALLLNATTFAVSALVIRLGVRARPAATAPDRRQHLLRETAEGFQLVWRTDVLRAIAILVWTVPLFAIVPEGLAAAWAAEPGVSDSERGLAQAMIMAASPTGYIVGGLLIGRLVRPGRRRRLIRPFAVIAPLALVPTLLDPSPPVVAILAGVCGFAVAGLLPVTNGLFVQALPHGYRARAFGVIATGIQVGQGAAVLVTGLLADRFDIPTVVGLWSLTGAVVISLALLRWPAEERFDAAIAAVAAAPGASTGGRPGTATAGTPDTSATGPAANPAASNGSPVPQARDAQQSDEVGSA; this comes from the coding sequence ATGGAGGCGCCGTCCGTGTCCGACGAGGCACAAACCGCCGGGAGTCCGGCGACCTTCCGCGAGGTGTTCGCGGCGGATGAGTTCCGCTTTCTCTTCGTCTCGGTGGCGCTGTCCTGGATCGGCGACTACATCGCGAAGGCAGCGGTCACCGTCCTGGTCTACCGGGAGACGGAGTCGGTGGCCCTGTCGGCCGCCGCCTTCGCGGTCAGCTTCCTGCCCTGGTTGATCGGTGGTCCGCTGCTCACCACGGTCGCCGAGCGGCACCCGTACCACCGGGTGATGATGACCACCGATCTGATCCGGATGGCCCTGATCGCCGTGGTCGCCACCCCCGGCCTGCCGGTCTGGGCGATGATCAGCCTGCTGTTCTGCACCACACTGGCGAATCCGCCGAACCAGGCCGCCCGGTCCGCGCTGATGCCGACCGTGCTGACCGGTGACCGGCTGATCGTGGGGCTGTCGCTGATCGCCAGTACCGGCCAGCTCGCCCAGGTCGGCGGCTACGTCGCCGGCGCGGCGATCGCCTCCGTCAACCCACGGGCTGCGTTGCTGTTGAATGCCACCACCTTCGCCGTCTCGGCCCTGGTGATCCGGCTCGGGGTCCGGGCCCGTCCGGCGGCCACCGCCCCGGACCGCCGCCAGCATCTGCTCCGCGAAACCGCCGAGGGCTTCCAGTTGGTGTGGCGTACCGACGTGCTGCGGGCCATTGCGATCCTGGTCTGGACGGTCCCGCTGTTCGCCATCGTGCCGGAGGGGTTGGCCGCCGCCTGGGCGGCCGAGCCGGGGGTTTCCGACTCCGAGCGGGGTCTCGCCCAGGCGATGATCATGGCGGCGAGCCCGACCGGCTACATCGTCGGCGGCCTGCTGATCGGCCGGCTGGTCCGTCCGGGGCGTCGGCGCAGACTGATCCGACCGTTCGCGGTGATCGCTCCGCTGGCGCTGGTCCCCACCCTGCTCGACCCCTCGCCGCCGGTGGTGGCGATCCTCGCCGGGGTCTGCGGCTTCGCGGTGGCCGGCCTACTGCCGGTGACCAACGGGCTGTTCGTCCAGGCGTTACCGCATGGTTACCGGGCCCGCGCGTTCGGCGTGATCGCTACCGGCATCCAGGTCGGCCAGGGAGCTGCGGTGCTGGTCACCGGTCTGCTCGCCGACCGGTTCGACATCCCGACCGTGGTCGGGTTGTGGAGCCTCACCGGCGCGGTGGTGATCTCCCTGGCGCTGCTGCGGTGGCCGGCCGAGGAGCGCTTCGACGCGGCGATCGCCGCCGTCGCAGCCGCCCCCGGTGCCTCGACCGGCGGTAGACCCGGCACAGCGACCGCTGGCACGCCGGATACTTCCGCCACCGGCCCCGCCGCCAACCCGGCGGCCAGCAACGGCAGCCCCGTACCGCAGGCCCGTGACGCGCAGCAGTCCGACGAGGTCGGCAGCGCCTGA
- a CDS encoding globin — MTASDPANGPAGATPAAGGPTPTFFAAIGGEPAFRRLVDEFYAGVATDPLLRPMYPEQDLGPAAERLTLFLMQYWGGPGTYSEQRGHPRLRMRHAPFRIGPAERDAWLTHMRRAVDRLDLHPELAGMLWDYLERAAYFMVNEMDPTEPPRRDLASG; from the coding sequence GTGACAGCGTCAGATCCTGCCAACGGCCCGGCCGGCGCGACGCCCGCAGCCGGCGGTCCCACCCCGACCTTCTTCGCCGCCATCGGCGGCGAGCCTGCCTTCCGCCGGCTCGTTGACGAGTTCTACGCCGGTGTCGCCACCGATCCGCTGCTCCGCCCGATGTACCCGGAGCAGGATCTGGGGCCGGCTGCGGAACGACTGACCCTGTTCCTGATGCAGTACTGGGGTGGCCCCGGCACGTACTCCGAGCAGCGTGGGCACCCCCGGCTGCGGATGCGGCACGCACCGTTCCGGATCGGTCCGGCGGAGCGGGACGCCTGGTTGACCCACATGCGGCGGGCGGTCGACCGGCTGGACCTGCATCCGGAGCTCGCCGGGATGCTCTGGGACTACCTGGAGCGGGCCGCCTACTTCATGGTCAACGAGATGGACCCGACCGAACCGCCCCGGCGCGACCTGGCCAGCGGCTGA
- a CDS encoding YbjN domain-containing protein gives MPWWSWRSGHADGGEPDTRSRTGVDGGVRLGPPAPRTPEQAPRSSTELGSTRPAGPSCPMPSPAAGKELSPQVVPVTLRRIGTALDMLDIRYLADGDGSLLAMWERHAVLFTLEGPEDEILVVRARPHSTVPPDWADRAYRVVNEWNHTRRFCKAYVGDPTDRSQLPIYAELQVPLAAGANDALLVELLDCGAAVATSFVDWLHDEGALL, from the coding sequence ATGCCATGGTGGTCGTGGCGCTCCGGTCACGCAGATGGCGGTGAGCCGGATACCCGAAGCAGGACCGGAGTGGACGGCGGTGTCCGACTTGGACCGCCCGCGCCACGAACGCCGGAGCAGGCGCCCCGGTCGTCGACCGAACTCGGGTCGACCAGACCTGCGGGGCCGTCCTGCCCGATGCCGTCGCCGGCAGCGGGCAAGGAGCTCTCGCCGCAGGTGGTGCCGGTGACCCTCCGTCGGATCGGCACCGCATTGGACATGTTGGACATTCGGTATCTCGCGGACGGTGATGGCAGCCTGCTGGCGATGTGGGAGCGGCACGCCGTCCTGTTCACCCTCGAAGGGCCGGAGGACGAGATCCTGGTGGTCCGCGCCCGACCGCACTCCACCGTGCCGCCCGACTGGGCAGACCGTGCCTACCGGGTGGTCAACGAGTGGAACCACACCAGACGGTTCTGCAAGGCGTACGTCGGCGACCCTACCGACCGGAGTCAGCTGCCCATCTACGCCGAGCTGCAGGTCCCACTCGCAGCCGGAGCCAACGACGCGCTGCTGGTCGAGCTGCTGGACTGTGGAGCGGCCGTAGCGACCAGTTTCGTCGACTGGCTGCACGACGAGGGTGCCCTGCTCTGA
- a CDS encoding thioesterase family protein: protein MRWSDLDAYGHVNNARFLTLYEEARVALMFSGGRAWGIGSFADGVLIHRHEVDYLRPVDYRMGRSTADQAPTVRIELWIEQVRPSRFTVAYEMFDGDLLVSRARSVLVPFDLERGRPRRLTEAERAFLLPYVRPADAAEA from the coding sequence CTGCGCTGGTCCGATCTCGACGCGTACGGGCATGTCAACAACGCCCGGTTCCTGACGCTGTACGAGGAGGCCCGGGTCGCGTTGATGTTCTCCGGCGGGCGGGCCTGGGGCATCGGTTCGTTCGCCGACGGGGTGCTGATTCACCGGCACGAGGTCGACTACCTGCGCCCGGTCGACTACCGGATGGGCCGGTCGACTGCCGACCAGGCACCGACCGTCCGAATCGAGCTCTGGATCGAACAGGTCCGTCCGTCGCGGTTCACGGTCGCCTACGAGATGTTCGACGGCGATCTGCTGGTCAGCCGGGCCCGTTCGGTGCTGGTGCCGTTCGACCTGGAGCGGGGGCGGCCACGTCGGCTGACCGAGGCGGAGCGGGCCTTCCTGCTGCCGTACGTCCGACCGGCCGATGCCGCCGAGGCATGA
- the ettA gene encoding energy-dependent translational throttle protein EttA → MAQFIYVLEKARKAHGDKVVLDNVTLNFLPGAKIGVVGPNGAGKSSLLKIMAGMDRPSNGDARLMPGYTVGMLAQEPPLNDAKTVLGNIEEAVAETKAKLERFNKIAEQMATDYSDELMTEMGQLQEDLDHADAWDIDSKLELAMDALRCPPPDAEVTQLSGGERRRVALCKLLLEAPDLLLLDEPTNHLDAESVHWLEQHLAKYAGTVMAITHDRYFLDNVANWILELDRGRTYPYEGNYSTYLEKKAARLAVEGRRDAKLKKRLGEELEWVRSNAKARQTKSRARLDRYEEMASEAEKTRKLDFEEIQIPPGPRLGNTVIEAVNLKKGFGDRVLIDDLSFSLPRNGIVGIIGPNGVGKTTLFKTIVGLEQPDSGQVRVGETVELSYVDQNRSGLDSSKTVWEVVSDGLDHLMVGKVEMPSRAYVAAFGFKGPDQQKPTKVLSGGERNRLNLALTLKIGGNVILLDEPTNDLDVETLSSLENALLEFPGCAVVISHDRMFLDRVATHILAWEGDDTNPAKWFWFEGNFEAYEKNKIDRLGAEAARPHRVTYRKLTRD, encoded by the coding sequence GTGGCCCAGTTCATCTACGTCCTGGAAAAGGCGCGCAAGGCGCACGGCGACAAGGTCGTGCTGGACAACGTGACGCTCAACTTCCTGCCGGGTGCCAAGATCGGTGTGGTCGGCCCGAACGGCGCCGGCAAGTCCAGCCTGCTGAAGATCATGGCGGGCATGGACCGGCCGAGCAACGGCGATGCCCGGCTGATGCCCGGCTACACCGTCGGCATGCTCGCCCAGGAACCGCCGCTCAACGACGCGAAGACGGTGCTCGGCAACATCGAGGAGGCGGTCGCCGAGACCAAGGCGAAGCTGGAGCGGTTCAACAAGATCGCCGAGCAGATGGCGACCGACTACTCCGACGAGCTGATGACCGAGATGGGTCAGCTGCAGGAGGATCTGGACCACGCCGACGCCTGGGACATCGACTCCAAGCTCGAACTCGCGATGGACGCGCTGCGCTGTCCGCCGCCGGACGCCGAGGTGACCCAGCTCTCCGGCGGTGAACGCCGCCGCGTCGCGCTGTGCAAACTGTTGCTGGAGGCGCCGGACCTGCTGCTGCTCGACGAGCCCACCAACCACCTGGACGCGGAGAGCGTGCACTGGCTGGAGCAGCACCTGGCCAAGTACGCCGGCACCGTGATGGCGATCACCCACGACCGCTACTTCCTGGACAACGTCGCCAACTGGATCCTCGAGCTGGACCGTGGCCGGACCTATCCGTACGAGGGCAACTACTCGACGTACCTGGAGAAGAAGGCCGCCCGGTTGGCGGTCGAGGGTCGTCGCGACGCCAAGCTGAAGAAGCGCCTCGGCGAGGAGCTGGAATGGGTCCGGTCCAACGCGAAGGCACGCCAGACCAAGTCCCGGGCCCGGCTGGACCGCTACGAGGAGATGGCCAGCGAAGCGGAGAAGACCCGCAAGCTGGACTTCGAGGAAATTCAGATCCCGCCGGGGCCGCGGCTGGGCAACACCGTCATCGAGGCGGTGAACCTGAAGAAGGGCTTCGGCGACCGGGTCCTCATCGACGACCTGAGCTTCTCGCTGCCGCGCAACGGAATCGTCGGCATCATCGGCCCGAACGGCGTCGGTAAGACCACGCTGTTCAAGACGATCGTCGGGCTGGAGCAGCCGGACAGCGGCCAGGTCCGGGTCGGCGAGACCGTGGAGCTGTCGTACGTCGACCAGAACCGTTCCGGCCTGGACAGCAGCAAGACGGTCTGGGAGGTGGTCTCCGACGGGCTGGACCACCTGATGGTCGGCAAGGTGGAGATGCCGTCCCGGGCGTACGTGGCCGCGTTCGGCTTCAAGGGACCGGATCAGCAGAAGCCGACCAAGGTGCTGTCCGGTGGTGAACGTAACCGGCTCAACCTGGCGCTCACCCTGAAGATCGGTGGGAACGTCATCCTGCTCGACGAGCCGACCAACGACCTCGACGTGGAGACGCTGTCCAGCCTGGAGAACGCGTTGCTGGAGTTCCCGGGGTGCGCCGTGGTCATCTCCCACGACCGGATGTTCCTGGACCGGGTCGCCACGCACATCCTGGCCTGGGAGGGCGACGACACCAACCCCGCGAAGTGGTTCTGGTTCGAGGGCAACTTCGAGGCGTACGAGAAGAACAAGATCGACCGGCTCGGCGCGGAAGCGGCCCGACCGCACCGGGTGACCTACCGCAAGCTGACCCGTGACTGA
- a CDS encoding trehalose-6-phosphate synthase, with protein MTVRSSFVVVANRLPVDEVTTPEGRQWRRSPGGLVTALHPVLAAHQGTWVGWAGGAGAAPEPFDLEGIRLHPVPLSAEELERYYEGQSNATIWPLYHDAVETPAFKRRWREAYRVVNARFAEAAAEVADEGATVWVQDYQLQLVPAMLREIRPDLRIGFFLHIPFPPIELFMQMPQRAEILRGLLGADLVGFQQRLAAQNFVRLARHLLGLRYEGQMIQVDGRKVKAGAFPISIDVPEMERMTHDPTVEARAKQIRAELGDPKTVILGVDRLDYTKGIELRLKAFRELLADGKLTVPDAVMVQVATPSRERVEHYQALRVKVEREVGRINGEFGRVGVPAVHYLHQSYSRSELAALYRAADVMMVTPLRDGMNLVAKEYVAARADTGGALVLSEFAGAATELRQAFLCNPHDPDGVKDALLRAVHVDSSEARRRMRIMQRHLRTHDVGHWARSFLTELGVPETEE; from the coding sequence GTGACGGTTCGGAGCTCGTTCGTAGTGGTCGCCAACCGCCTGCCGGTGGACGAGGTGACCACGCCGGAAGGCCGCCAGTGGCGGCGCAGCCCCGGTGGTCTGGTGACCGCCCTGCACCCGGTGCTCGCCGCGCACCAGGGCACCTGGGTCGGCTGGGCCGGTGGCGCAGGTGCGGCGCCGGAGCCCTTCGACCTCGAAGGCATCCGGCTGCACCCCGTCCCGCTGAGCGCGGAAGAGCTGGAACGGTACTACGAAGGTCAGTCCAACGCCACCATCTGGCCGCTGTATCACGACGCCGTCGAAACGCCGGCGTTCAAGCGCCGCTGGCGGGAGGCGTACCGGGTGGTCAACGCCCGGTTCGCCGAGGCGGCTGCGGAGGTCGCCGACGAGGGTGCCACGGTGTGGGTGCAGGACTACCAGCTGCAGTTGGTGCCGGCCATGCTCCGGGAGATCCGCCCGGACCTGCGGATCGGTTTCTTCCTGCACATCCCGTTTCCACCGATCGAGCTGTTCATGCAGATGCCGCAGCGCGCCGAGATCCTGCGTGGGCTGCTCGGCGCCGACCTGGTCGGCTTCCAGCAGCGGCTGGCCGCGCAGAATTTCGTCCGGCTGGCCCGCCACCTGCTCGGGCTGCGGTACGAGGGCCAGATGATCCAGGTCGACGGCCGTAAGGTCAAGGCCGGCGCCTTCCCGATCTCGATCGACGTTCCGGAGATGGAACGGATGACCCACGACCCGACGGTGGAGGCACGGGCCAAGCAGATCCGCGCCGAGCTGGGGGATCCGAAGACGGTGATCCTCGGAGTGGACCGGCTCGACTACACCAAGGGGATCGAACTCAGGCTGAAAGCGTTCCGGGAACTTCTTGCTGACGGAAAGCTGACAGTTCCGGACGCGGTTATGGTGCAGGTCGCCACCCCCAGCCGCGAGCGGGTCGAGCACTACCAGGCACTTCGGGTCAAGGTTGAGCGCGAAGTTGGCCGGATTAATGGTGAATTCGGCCGGGTGGGTGTGCCCGCCGTGCACTACCTGCACCAGTCGTACAGTCGCAGTGAACTCGCCGCGCTCTACCGCGCGGCCGATGTGATGATGGTGACACCACTGCGAGACGGAATGAACCTGGTGGCCAAGGAGTACGTCGCGGCCCGCGCCGACACCGGCGGCGCCCTCGTGCTCAGTGAGTTCGCCGGCGCCGCAACGGAGCTGCGTCAAGCGTTCCTGTGCAACCCGCACGACCCGGACGGCGTCAAGGACGCGTTGTTGCGGGCGGTGCATGTCGACAGTTCCGAGGCCCGGCGGCGGATGCGGATCATGCAGCGCCATCTGCGGACCCATGACGTCGGCCACTGGGCCCGCTCCTTCCTCACAGAACTCGGTGTGCCCGAGACGGAGGAATGA